One window from the genome of Elaeis guineensis isolate ETL-2024a chromosome 5, EG11, whole genome shotgun sequence encodes:
- the LOC105046346 gene encoding LIM domain-containing protein HDR3 isoform X2, whose protein sequence is MASPSDSTFLSDPCIYGHTTSSYSERKSRLMRWLCKIFKGTSRGASNGRRPQALGENIFWHEPVRSMDDQPKAENEEMDHALALSLAEDDKKRNASGCNGTGNDDEDLARALHESLNMSSLQPYAPIQYLPRGYRVCGGCNREIGYGHYLSCMGTFWHPQCFCCHACGQPISEPEIPTNRAGLIEYRAHPFWGQKYCPSHECDKTPRCCSCERMESRGMKYISLGDGRSLCLECLDSAIMDTGDCQSLYHSIRDYYEGMNMKIDQQIPMLLVERQALNEAMEGEKDGHYHMPETRGLCLSEEQTVSSILKRPKIGENRICGVRTHPQKLTRKCEVTAILVLYGLPRLLTGSILAHELMHAWLRLKGYRNLSPEVEEGICQVLSHMWLESEVMPGSRNIPSSSTFASSSSSSFPSSKKAGKSDTEKKLGGFFIHQIAHDTSSAYGEGFRTANKAVNKFGLRRTLDHIRWTGNLLM, encoded by the exons ATGGCTTCCCCCTCCGACTCCACCTTTCTCTCCGACCCCTGCATCTACG GGCACACAACTTCATCATACAGTGAAAGAAAATCCCGCTTAATGAGGTGGCTGTGCAAGATTTTTAAGGGAACAAGTCGTGGAGCATCAAATGGACGGCGTCCACAAGCTCTCGGGGAGAACATATTTTGGCATGAGCCAGTCAGATCAATG GATGATCAACCTAAAGCTGAGAATGAGGAAATGGATCATGCACTTGCACTTTCTCTTGCAGAGGATGATAAGAAACGGAATG CTTCAGGATGCAACGGAACGGGCAATGATGATGAAGATCTTGCAAGAGCCCTACACGAGAGTTTGAATATGTCTTCCCTTCAGCCATACGCACCAATCCAGTATTTACCAAGAGGATACAG AGTTTGTGGAGGTTGTAACCGGGAAATAGGCTATGGTCATTACTTAAGCTGTATGGGAACCTTCTGGCACCCTCAATGCTTTTGCTGTCATGCTTGTGGTCAGCCTATCAGTGAACCTGAG ATTCCAACAAACAGGGCTGGTTTAATTGAGTATAGAGCTCACCCATTTTGGGGCCAAAAATATTGTCCTTCACATGAATGTGACAAGACACCTCGTTGTTGTAGTTGTGAGCGGATGGAG TCAAGGGGTATGAAATACATTTCTCTAGGAGATGGGCGCAGCTTATGCCTAGAATGTCTGGATTCTGCTATCATGGATACTGGTGACTGTCAATCTCTATACCATTCTATCAGAGACTATTATGAAGGAATGAATATGAAAATAGATCAACAGATTCCAATGCTTCTGGTTGAAAGGCAAGCACTTAATGAAGCCATGGAAGGGGAGAAGGAT GGTCATTATCACATGCCAGAGACAAGGGGCTTATGTCTTTCTGAGGAGCAGACAGTTAGCAGT ATACTAAAGAGGCCAAAGATTGGGGAAAATCGAATATGTGGCGTGAGAACTCATCCACAGAAGTTGACTCGTAAGTGTGAGGTCACAGCAATTCTTGTTTTATATGGTCTTCCCAG GCTATTAACAGGTTCTATCCTTGCTCATGAATTGATGCATGCATGGTTACGCCTCAAAG GCTACCGCAATCTTAGCCCTGAGGTTGAGGAAGGCATCTGCCAGGTGCTCTCCCATATGTGGCTTGAATCTGAGGTTATGCCAGGGTCAAGGAACATACCATCCTCATCCACGTTTGCTTCATCTTCATCCTCTTCATTTCCATCATCTAAGAAAGCAGGAAAATCTGATACAGAGAAGAAGCTTGGTGGTTTTTTCATTCATCAGATTGCTCATGACACTTCATCTGCCTATGGTGAGGGTTTCAGAACTGCTAATAAAGCTGTTAATAAGTTTGGGCTTCGTCGCACCTTAGATCACATTCGCTGGACAGGAAACCTTCTAATGTAA
- the LOC105046346 gene encoding LIM domain-containing protein HDR3 isoform X3, protein MASPSDSTFLSDPCIYGHTTSSYSERKSRLMRWLCKIFKGTSRGASNGRRPQALGENIFWHEPVRSMDDQPKAENEEMDHALALSLAEDDKKRNASGCNGTGNDDEDLARALHESLNMSSLQPYAPIQYLPRGYRVCGGCNREIGYGHYLSCMGTFWHPQCFCCHACGQPISEPEFSLSGDLRYHKACYKELYHPKCDVCHEFIPTNRAGLIEYRAHPFWGQKYCPSHECDKTPRCCSCERMESRGMKYISLGDGRSLCLECLDSAIMDTGDCQSLYHSIRDYYEGMNMKIDQQIPMLLVERQALNEAMEGEKDGHYHMPETRGLCLSEEQTVSSILKRPKIGENRICGVRTHPQKLTRKCEVTAILVLYGLPRLLTGSILAHELMHAWLRLKVSTLELNFLSPI, encoded by the exons ATGGCTTCCCCCTCCGACTCCACCTTTCTCTCCGACCCCTGCATCTACG GGCACACAACTTCATCATACAGTGAAAGAAAATCCCGCTTAATGAGGTGGCTGTGCAAGATTTTTAAGGGAACAAGTCGTGGAGCATCAAATGGACGGCGTCCACAAGCTCTCGGGGAGAACATATTTTGGCATGAGCCAGTCAGATCAATG GATGATCAACCTAAAGCTGAGAATGAGGAAATGGATCATGCACTTGCACTTTCTCTTGCAGAGGATGATAAGAAACGGAATG CTTCAGGATGCAACGGAACGGGCAATGATGATGAAGATCTTGCAAGAGCCCTACACGAGAGTTTGAATATGTCTTCCCTTCAGCCATACGCACCAATCCAGTATTTACCAAGAGGATACAG AGTTTGTGGAGGTTGTAACCGGGAAATAGGCTATGGTCATTACTTAAGCTGTATGGGAACCTTCTGGCACCCTCAATGCTTTTGCTGTCATGCTTGTGGTCAGCCTATCAGTGAACCTGAG TTTTCTTTGTCAGGGGATTTGCGATACCACAAGGCGTGCTATAAGGAGTTGTATCATCCAAAATGTGATGTCTGCCATGAATTT ATTCCAACAAACAGGGCTGGTTTAATTGAGTATAGAGCTCACCCATTTTGGGGCCAAAAATATTGTCCTTCACATGAATGTGACAAGACACCTCGTTGTTGTAGTTGTGAGCGGATGGAG TCAAGGGGTATGAAATACATTTCTCTAGGAGATGGGCGCAGCTTATGCCTAGAATGTCTGGATTCTGCTATCATGGATACTGGTGACTGTCAATCTCTATACCATTCTATCAGAGACTATTATGAAGGAATGAATATGAAAATAGATCAACAGATTCCAATGCTTCTGGTTGAAAGGCAAGCACTTAATGAAGCCATGGAAGGGGAGAAGGAT GGTCATTATCACATGCCAGAGACAAGGGGCTTATGTCTTTCTGAGGAGCAGACAGTTAGCAGT ATACTAAAGAGGCCAAAGATTGGGGAAAATCGAATATGTGGCGTGAGAACTCATCCACAGAAGTTGACTCGTAAGTGTGAGGTCACAGCAATTCTTGTTTTATATGGTCTTCCCAG GCTATTAACAGGTTCTATCCTTGCTCATGAATTGATGCATGCATGGTTACGCCTCAAAG TCTCAACACTGGAGTTAAATTTTCTTTCACCAATTTAG
- the LOC105046346 gene encoding LIM domain-containing protein HDR3 isoform X1, with the protein MASPSDSTFLSDPCIYGHTTSSYSERKSRLMRWLCKIFKGTSRGASNGRRPQALGENIFWHEPVRSMDDQPKAENEEMDHALALSLAEDDKKRNASGCNGTGNDDEDLARALHESLNMSSLQPYAPIQYLPRGYRVCGGCNREIGYGHYLSCMGTFWHPQCFCCHACGQPISEPEFSLSGDLRYHKACYKELYHPKCDVCHEFIPTNRAGLIEYRAHPFWGQKYCPSHECDKTPRCCSCERMESRGMKYISLGDGRSLCLECLDSAIMDTGDCQSLYHSIRDYYEGMNMKIDQQIPMLLVERQALNEAMEGEKDGHYHMPETRGLCLSEEQTVSSILKRPKIGENRICGVRTHPQKLTRKCEVTAILVLYGLPRLLTGSILAHELMHAWLRLKGYRNLSPEVEEGICQVLSHMWLESEVMPGSRNIPSSSTFASSSSSSFPSSKKAGKSDTEKKLGGFFIHQIAHDTSSAYGEGFRTANKAVNKFGLRRTLDHIRWTGNLLM; encoded by the exons ATGGCTTCCCCCTCCGACTCCACCTTTCTCTCCGACCCCTGCATCTACG GGCACACAACTTCATCATACAGTGAAAGAAAATCCCGCTTAATGAGGTGGCTGTGCAAGATTTTTAAGGGAACAAGTCGTGGAGCATCAAATGGACGGCGTCCACAAGCTCTCGGGGAGAACATATTTTGGCATGAGCCAGTCAGATCAATG GATGATCAACCTAAAGCTGAGAATGAGGAAATGGATCATGCACTTGCACTTTCTCTTGCAGAGGATGATAAGAAACGGAATG CTTCAGGATGCAACGGAACGGGCAATGATGATGAAGATCTTGCAAGAGCCCTACACGAGAGTTTGAATATGTCTTCCCTTCAGCCATACGCACCAATCCAGTATTTACCAAGAGGATACAG AGTTTGTGGAGGTTGTAACCGGGAAATAGGCTATGGTCATTACTTAAGCTGTATGGGAACCTTCTGGCACCCTCAATGCTTTTGCTGTCATGCTTGTGGTCAGCCTATCAGTGAACCTGAG TTTTCTTTGTCAGGGGATTTGCGATACCACAAGGCGTGCTATAAGGAGTTGTATCATCCAAAATGTGATGTCTGCCATGAATTT ATTCCAACAAACAGGGCTGGTTTAATTGAGTATAGAGCTCACCCATTTTGGGGCCAAAAATATTGTCCTTCACATGAATGTGACAAGACACCTCGTTGTTGTAGTTGTGAGCGGATGGAG TCAAGGGGTATGAAATACATTTCTCTAGGAGATGGGCGCAGCTTATGCCTAGAATGTCTGGATTCTGCTATCATGGATACTGGTGACTGTCAATCTCTATACCATTCTATCAGAGACTATTATGAAGGAATGAATATGAAAATAGATCAACAGATTCCAATGCTTCTGGTTGAAAGGCAAGCACTTAATGAAGCCATGGAAGGGGAGAAGGAT GGTCATTATCACATGCCAGAGACAAGGGGCTTATGTCTTTCTGAGGAGCAGACAGTTAGCAGT ATACTAAAGAGGCCAAAGATTGGGGAAAATCGAATATGTGGCGTGAGAACTCATCCACAGAAGTTGACTCGTAAGTGTGAGGTCACAGCAATTCTTGTTTTATATGGTCTTCCCAG GCTATTAACAGGTTCTATCCTTGCTCATGAATTGATGCATGCATGGTTACGCCTCAAAG GCTACCGCAATCTTAGCCCTGAGGTTGAGGAAGGCATCTGCCAGGTGCTCTCCCATATGTGGCTTGAATCTGAGGTTATGCCAGGGTCAAGGAACATACCATCCTCATCCACGTTTGCTTCATCTTCATCCTCTTCATTTCCATCATCTAAGAAAGCAGGAAAATCTGATACAGAGAAGAAGCTTGGTGGTTTTTTCATTCATCAGATTGCTCATGACACTTCATCTGCCTATGGTGAGGGTTTCAGAACTGCTAATAAAGCTGTTAATAAGTTTGGGCTTCGTCGCACCTTAGATCACATTCGCTGGACAGGAAACCTTCTAATGTAA
- the LOC105046345 gene encoding uncharacterized protein → MQTDAQMRAVVEGGGQRALAAGHGVAVEAGIRRYSSSHTNQQNGQQMGAVANFLAGGVAGAVSKTCTAPLARLTILFQVQGMHSNVATLSKASIWREASRIVYEEGFRAFWKGNLVTIAHRLPYSSINFYAYEHYKQSLQLIPGLDRHRDYMTADVCVRLLGGALAGITAASITYPLDLVRTRLAAQTKTIYYRGISHALCAIYRDEGIRGLYKGLGATLLGVGPSIAISFSVYETLRSHWQLQRPNDSALFLSLACGSISGIASSTVTFPLDLVRRRMQLEGAVGKARVYNSGLFGTFRHIIYTEGFRGLYRGILPEYYKVVPGFGIVFMTYETLKSCLSGRDSDV, encoded by the exons ATGCAGACGGACGCGCAGATGAGGGCGGTGGTGGAGGGCGGCGGGCAGAGGGCCCTCGCCGCGGGGCACGGGGTCGCCGTGGAGGCCGGGATCCGGCGGTACTCGTCCTCGCACACCAACCAGCAGAATGGGCAGCAGATGGGGGCGGTGGCGAACTTCCTGGCCGGAGGCGTCGCCGGAGCGGTCAGCAAGACCTGCACGGCCCCACTCGCTCGCCTCACTATTCTATTTCAG GTGCAAGGCATGCATTCTAATGTTGCTACTCTAAGCAAGGCTAGTATATGGAGGGAGGCTTCACGCATTGTTTATGAAGAAGGTTTTAGAGCATTTTGGAAAGGAAATTTGGTCACTATTGCTCATCGGCTACCATATTCATCGATAAACTTCTATGCTTATGAACACTACAAGCAA tcaCTACAATTGATTCCTGGGCTTGATAGGCATAGGGATTACATGACTGCAGATGTATGTGTTCGACTATTGGGTGGTGCTTTGGCAGGTATAACAGCTGCATCTATCACATACCCATTGGACCTTGTGAGGACGCGTCTTGCAGCTCAG ACAAAAACCATTTATTACAGAGGCATTTCTCATGCACTTTGTGCCATCTACAGAGATGAGGGTATCAGAGGGTTATATAAAGGTCTTGGAGCAACTTTGTTG GGTGTTGGACCTAGTATAGCAATCAGCTTCTCTGTCTATGAAACTTTGCGATCTCATTGGCAATTGCAGAG GCCCAATGATTCTGCTTTATTTCTAAGTTTGGCTTGTGGAAGTATTTCCGGCATTGCTTCATCAACAG TTACATTCCCATTAGATCTTGTGAGGCGGCGAATGCAGTTGGAAGGGGCAGTTGGAAAGGCTCGTGTCTACAACTCAGGCCTGTTTGGAACATTTAGGCACATAATCTATACCGAAGGATTTCGAGGATTGTACAGAGGTATCTTGCCTGAGTACTATAAAGTTGTCCCAGGTTTCGGCATTGTTTTCATGACTTACGAGACGCTGAAGTCATGCCTGTCTGGCAGAGATTCTGATGTCTAG